Proteins encoded by one window of Kineosporia sp. NBRC 101731:
- a CDS encoding Gfo/Idh/MocA family oxidoreductase: protein MIDLLQPITRACDLSIPGRLHRRIAVIGAGAVVRAGHLPAYAAAGLPVVGICDRDPARADAARAAFGLKRVLTLEEILADDTIEVVDVAVVPTEQPQIVRAALAAGKHVLAQNPLALVHAEAVDLAGAARTAGRSLVVNHQMRYSEVMAAARAIVEAGWIGEVTAVTIDVSGQTDWSDRPWLAQSPQLDLMYHSVHYFDTVRALLGSPSTVYCVAGRLPGRRVAGETRTTTTMTFTSGARALVAVDHENTTGDRWARIRVDGSQGSVRIDLLTDPGTLEFSSHVLPTDGWLPYPVSTRWTPHAFAGPMRALLLEMAGEATAPTTAPDAVQTSRVVAAGYASIKSGGVQLL from the coding sequence GTGATCGACCTGCTCCAGCCGATTACCCGGGCCTGTGACCTCTCGATCCCCGGGCGTCTGCACCGGCGCATCGCCGTGATCGGCGCCGGTGCCGTCGTCCGGGCGGGGCATCTGCCCGCCTACGCCGCGGCCGGGTTGCCGGTGGTGGGCATCTGCGATCGGGACCCGGCCCGTGCGGATGCCGCGCGGGCCGCGTTCGGGCTGAAGCGCGTCCTCACGCTCGAGGAAATTCTGGCCGACGACACCATCGAGGTGGTGGATGTCGCCGTCGTGCCGACGGAACAGCCGCAGATCGTGCGGGCCGCCCTGGCCGCGGGCAAGCACGTGCTGGCGCAGAATCCGCTGGCTCTGGTGCATGCCGAGGCCGTCGACCTGGCCGGGGCCGCGCGAACGGCCGGCCGGTCGCTCGTGGTCAATCACCAGATGCGGTACAGCGAAGTGATGGCCGCGGCCCGGGCGATCGTCGAGGCGGGCTGGATCGGTGAGGTCACGGCCGTCACGATCGACGTGAGCGGTCAGACCGACTGGTCGGACCGGCCGTGGCTGGCGCAGTCCCCGCAGCTCGACCTGATGTACCACTCGGTCCATTACTTCGACACCGTGCGGGCGCTGCTCGGGAGCCCGTCCACGGTGTACTGCGTGGCCGGTCGGCTTCCGGGCCGGCGGGTGGCCGGGGAGACCCGCACGACCACCACCATGACCTTCACCTCCGGTGCCCGGGCCCTGGTGGCCGTCGACCACGAGAACACGACCGGCGACCGGTGGGCCCGGATCCGCGTCGACGGTTCGCAGGGATCGGTCCGTATCGACCTGCTGACCGATCCCGGCACCCTGGAGTTCAGCAGTCACGTCCTGCCCACCGACGGCTGGCTGCCCTATCCGGTGAGTACCCGCTGGACCCCGCATGCCTTCGCCGGGCCGATGCGCGCCCTGCTGCTGGAGATGGCCGGTGAGGCAACGGCTCCCACCACGGCGCCGGACGCGGTCCAGACCTCCCGGGTGGTGGCCGCAGGTTACGCGTCGATCAAGAGTGGTGGGGTGCAGCTGCTTTAG
- a CDS encoding ATP-binding protein, with protein sequence MDPVRNPYAPGAGQRPPELAGRDAELDSFDVVLERISRGRPERSLVLLGLRGVGKTVLLNALRSAAVRRRWGTGKLEARPDTPLRRPLAAALHQAVRELSPANRDDANQVLGILKSFAMKEPASPVKGRTALRDRWQPGIDVPAVTGRADSGDIEIDLVELFSDIAGVAAGAGRGIAVFIDEMQDLLPEDVSALCAACHELGQQGLPLVVVGAGLPHIPAVLSASKSYSERLFKYVRIDRLDPGAAAQALRPPAQEEGADFTEEALAQMYEVTAGYPYFIQAYGKVTWDVAPRTPITVDDVKVAAPEAEAELAVGFFGSRYERATPSEREYLRAMAEVSADLPSSLSMGDAGVATSEIALLLGRKPQSLSPARDSLIKKGLIYSGERGRISFTVPHFGRYLRRQAAE encoded by the coding sequence GTGGATCCGGTGCGCAATCCCTATGCCCCTGGCGCGGGTCAGCGTCCTCCCGAGCTGGCCGGTCGCGACGCCGAGCTGGACAGCTTCGACGTGGTGCTGGAACGGATCAGCCGGGGGCGGCCCGAGCGCAGCCTGGTGCTGCTCGGCCTGCGCGGGGTGGGCAAGACTGTGCTGCTCAACGCCCTGCGCTCGGCCGCGGTGCGACGTCGCTGGGGAACGGGCAAGCTGGAGGCCCGGCCCGATACCCCGCTGCGCCGTCCTCTGGCCGCCGCCCTGCACCAGGCCGTGCGGGAGCTGTCACCGGCCAACCGGGACGACGCGAACCAGGTTCTGGGCATCCTGAAATCGTTCGCCATGAAAGAACCGGCCTCGCCGGTCAAGGGGCGCACGGCATTGCGTGATCGCTGGCAGCCCGGTATCGACGTGCCGGCCGTCACCGGTCGTGCTGATTCCGGTGACATTGAGATCGACCTGGTGGAACTGTTTTCCGATATTGCCGGGGTGGCCGCCGGGGCTGGTCGCGGTATCGCGGTGTTCATCGACGAGATGCAGGACCTGCTGCCCGAAGACGTCTCCGCCCTGTGCGCCGCCTGCCACGAGCTCGGTCAGCAGGGCCTGCCACTGGTGGTGGTGGGCGCCGGTCTGCCGCACATCCCGGCGGTGCTCTCGGCCAGCAAGTCTTATTCCGAGCGGCTTTTCAAATACGTTCGGATCGACCGACTCGACCCGGGAGCAGCCGCCCAGGCGCTGCGTCCACCCGCCCAGGAAGAGGGCGCCGACTTCACCGAAGAGGCTCTGGCGCAGATGTACGAGGTCACCGCCGGGTACCCGTACTTCATCCAGGCCTACGGCAAGGTGACCTGGGACGTCGCCCCGCGCACCCCGATCACCGTCGACGACGTGAAGGTGGCGGCCCCGGAGGCGGAGGCTGAGCTGGCCGTGGGCTTCTTCGGCTCGCGCTACGAGCGCGCCACCCCGTCCGAGCGGGAGTACCTGCGGGCCATGGCCGAGGTCTCGGCCGACCTGCCGTCCAGCCTGTCGATGGGTGACGCGGGGGTGGCGACCTCCGAGATCGCCCTGTTGCTGGGCCGCAAACCCCAGTCCCTGTCGCCCGCTCGTGACTCACTGATCAAGAAGGGCCTCATCTATTCCGGCGAACGTGGCCGAATCTCCTTCACTGTGCCACATTTCGGTAGGTACCTGCGTCGGCAGGCAGCCGAGTAA
- a CDS encoding thiamine pyrophosphate-dependent enzyme: MKHPRSAEDGPLRTVTDLGEPGPGAELVDHLGEVLEGLSSLRPLDEVKPVEPVDDDVIVPVDGTDEEAPAEALRADLADLFEAQAASRWLDVAARRMAAAGLGSFTVASAGHEGNAAVAMALRSNDPVLPHYRSTAFYLARLASAGLDDGIAAVARGLAGSVDQPAGGGRRPTPAHPDVAVLPSPTTTAGHLPRALGLAWAIGRQPRDRARIVGGRLNWPNDAVAVASFGDGTAGHGTALGVINTACWASKQGVPLPLLLVCEDNSLGYSTSGPPGWIHSSLSSREGLRYFQADTAGDAATLFSTARRAVETARAHRRPVLLHLSCVRIGGHSGADDEKLYRRDERMAEDRQRDPLVATMTALVRHGVMTGEQVADRLLILRDRVASALEDATHRARPGSSAEVMAPLSPRRPAVVGMAAAREPAADRRAAAFENRLPEKEGPLTLAESINRTLLDAAIAHPGVVVMGRDVARAGGVHGVTRGLQKRLGPAQVTDTAPHGASILGLAMGAAVSGQLPIVELGLADLHAAQELLRAEVATLAFSSNGAYRNPMVLRAPGLGFQNGFGGAIAVDNALGGLRDIPGLVIACPAHPAQAPPLLRTCLAAAEADGTVSVMLEPVALYHQRYLTVEGDGAWLAPYAAPSEWGSLHAPIGRAVVHGSGNDLAIVAYGNGLRLALRAAVALEGEGIGCRVVDLRWLAPLPMDDVVAAASATGNLLIVDETRRSGGVSEALVTGVLEAGFDGRLARATAKDSPLPSGPAAQFVELTEQRILATARALCDG; the protein is encoded by the coding sequence GTGAAGCACCCACGGTCCGCTGAGGACGGTCCGCTGAGGACGGTCACCGACCTGGGGGAGCCCGGGCCGGGGGCCGAACTCGTGGACCACCTGGGCGAGGTGCTGGAAGGTCTCTCCTCGCTGCGTCCCCTCGACGAGGTGAAGCCGGTAGAGCCGGTGGACGACGACGTGATCGTTCCCGTCGACGGCACCGACGAGGAAGCGCCGGCCGAGGCCCTGCGCGCCGACCTGGCCGACCTGTTCGAGGCCCAGGCCGCGAGTCGCTGGCTCGACGTGGCCGCCCGCCGGATGGCCGCCGCCGGGCTGGGCAGTTTCACCGTGGCCTCGGCCGGGCACGAGGGCAACGCCGCCGTGGCCATGGCGTTGCGCAGCAACGACCCGGTGCTCCCGCACTACCGTTCGACCGCGTTCTACCTGGCCCGGCTGGCGTCAGCCGGTCTGGACGACGGCATCGCCGCGGTCGCGCGCGGCCTGGCCGGCAGCGTCGACCAGCCCGCGGGCGGTGGACGCCGCCCGACCCCCGCGCACCCGGATGTCGCCGTGCTGCCGTCCCCCACGACGACCGCCGGTCACCTGCCCCGGGCCCTCGGGCTGGCCTGGGCGATCGGCCGCCAGCCCCGGGACCGCGCGCGCATCGTCGGGGGCCGGCTGAACTGGCCCAACGACGCCGTGGCGGTGGCCAGTTTCGGTGACGGTACCGCCGGGCACGGCACGGCCCTCGGCGTGATCAACACCGCCTGCTGGGCCTCGAAACAGGGTGTGCCGCTACCGCTGCTACTGGTCTGCGAAGACAACTCACTGGGCTACTCCACCTCCGGCCCGCCCGGCTGGATCCACTCGTCACTCAGTAGCCGCGAGGGGCTGCGGTACTTCCAGGCCGACACCGCGGGCGATGCCGCCACCCTGTTCTCGACCGCGCGCCGTGCGGTCGAGACGGCCCGTGCGCACCGGCGTCCCGTGTTGTTGCATCTGTCGTGCGTCCGGATCGGCGGGCACAGCGGGGCGGACGACGAGAAGCTCTACCGCCGGGACGAGCGCATGGCCGAAGACCGGCAGCGCGACCCGCTCGTGGCCACGATGACCGCCCTGGTGCGTCACGGCGTGATGACCGGGGAGCAGGTGGCCGACCGGCTGCTGATCCTGCGGGACCGGGTGGCCTCCGCGCTGGAAGACGCCACGCACCGGGCCCGGCCCGGGAGTTCGGCCGAGGTGATGGCACCTCTCTCCCCACGTCGTCCGGCCGTGGTCGGGATGGCCGCGGCCCGCGAGCCCGCGGCCGACCGGCGGGCCGCCGCCTTCGAGAACCGGCTGCCGGAGAAGGAGGGCCCGCTCACTCTGGCCGAGTCGATCAACCGCACCCTCCTCGACGCCGCGATCGCGCACCCCGGGGTGGTGGTGATGGGCCGCGACGTGGCCCGGGCCGGTGGTGTGCACGGGGTGACCCGAGGACTGCAGAAACGGCTGGGCCCGGCACAGGTCACCGACACCGCGCCGCACGGTGCGTCGATCCTCGGGCTGGCGATGGGCGCCGCGGTCAGCGGTCAGCTGCCGATCGTCGAGCTCGGCCTCGCCGACCTGCACGCCGCGCAGGAACTGCTGCGGGCCGAAGTGGCCACACTGGCCTTCAGTTCCAACGGCGCCTACCGCAACCCGATGGTGCTGCGCGCGCCCGGTCTGGGCTTTCAGAACGGGTTCGGCGGGGCGATCGCCGTGGACAACGCCCTGGGAGGTCTGCGCGACATCCCCGGTCTGGTCATCGCCTGCCCGGCCCACCCGGCGCAGGCCCCGCCCCTGCTGCGCACCTGCCTGGCCGCGGCCGAGGCCGACGGCACCGTCAGTGTGATGCTGGAACCGGTTGCGCTGTATCACCAGCGGTATCTGACCGTTGAGGGTGACGGCGCCTGGCTGGCACCGTACGCAGCGCCCTCGGAGTGGGGTTCGCTGCACGCCCCGATCGGCCGGGCCGTGGTGCACGGCTCCGGCAACGATCTCGCCATCGTGGCCTACGGAAACGGCCTGCGCCTGGCCCTGCGCGCGGCGGTCGCGTTGGAGGGTGAGGGCATCGGTTGCCGGGTGGTCGATCTGCGGTGGCTGGCACCCTTGCCGATGGACGATGTGGTGGCCGCCGCGTCGGCCACCGGGAACCTGCTGATCGTGGACGAGACCAGGCGCAGCGGAGGCGTTTCCGAGGCCCTGGTGACCGGTGTGCTGGAGGCCGGGTTCGACGGGCGGCTGGCCCGCGCGACGGCGAAGGACAGTCCTCTCCCGTCCGGGCCGGCGGCGCAGTTCGTGGAGCTGACGGAACAGCGCATCCTCGCCACGGCCCGGGCGTTGTGCGATGGCTGA
- a CDS encoding rhodanese-like domain-containing protein: protein MFPSQVPSVDPTQVPAEAAIVDVREPDEWQAGHISGAVHIPLMELPARTGDLPEGDVYVICRSGGRSARAVAWLEQNGFEAVNVSGGMGAWQAAGREMVSDTGEAPTVR from the coding sequence ATGTTCCCGTCGCAGGTCCCCTCGGTGGACCCCACCCAGGTGCCCGCCGAAGCCGCGATCGTCGATGTGCGCGAGCCCGACGAGTGGCAGGCCGGGCACATCAGCGGTGCTGTGCACATCCCGCTGATGGAGCTCCCCGCCCGTACGGGCGACCTGCCCGAGGGCGATGTGTATGTGATCTGCCGGTCCGGCGGCCGGTCCGCGCGGGCCGTCGCGTGGCTCGAGCAGAACGGTTTCGAAGCAGTCAATGTCAGTGGTGGCATGGGGGCCTGGCAGGCGGCAGGCCGCGAGATGGTGAGCGACACCGGTGAAGCACCCACGGTCCGCTGA
- a CDS encoding SSI family serine proteinase inhibitor produces the protein MDHQRIARPNITDRRRHRPGPLLLAAPLALVAVLAGCASDSDSGTVTPQDAPSPATTDLTIKVKDGKTTTWTLTCDPAGGNHPDAETACAALEKNGTQALGTPATDQMCTQIFGGDQTATITGTWKGKAVNASLSRRDGCEVARWEQLDPLLPKVSGAPTQ, from the coding sequence GTGGACCACCAGCGAATCGCCCGCCCGAACATCACCGACCGGCGCCGACACCGGCCCGGCCCTCTTCTCCTGGCCGCCCCGCTCGCCCTGGTCGCCGTTCTGGCGGGATGCGCCTCCGACTCCGACAGCGGCACCGTGACCCCGCAGGACGCGCCCAGCCCGGCCACCACCGACCTCACGATCAAGGTGAAGGACGGCAAGACCACGACCTGGACCCTGACCTGTGATCCCGCCGGTGGCAACCACCCGGATGCGGAGACGGCCTGCGCGGCCCTGGAGAAGAACGGCACCCAGGCCCTGGGCACCCCCGCGACCGACCAGATGTGCACACAGATCTTCGGTGGCGACCAGACCGCCACGATCACGGGCACCTGGAAGGGCAAGGCCGTGAACGCGTCGCTGAGCCGGCGGGACGGCTGCGAGGTGGCCCGCTGGGAACAGCTCGACCCGCTGCTTCCGAAAGTCTCCGGCGCACCGACCCAGTAA
- a CDS encoding SpoIVB peptidase S55 domain-containing protein gives MSRSRVACGFFAAAAVSGLLVALPASSSLAAATDCPRAFPTADAVDGVTGTGYTVERGTGTETFTATVLGRVTSGIAPGVDMIMAEVDSPALERAGGVWAGMSGSPVYTSDGRLIGSVSYGLAASSKIAGITPAEDLLALSTTTGGATKVKVSGLRAARLAQTGEVSKALASKGFERLPVPVSASGLARKNTGRFLRSISKTSGMAVQAGGATIGVKATSSPSEIFAGSNYAAALSYGDVSLSGLGTTTYACNGTAVAFGHPFLNAGRAEYGVHPASAVYVQADPVNGPFKVGNPGGVVGTVTRDGTIGLRSTLGQAPRHQFPITTSLKNEDGKTVTGQTVGVYQPYAADIAALHLQSAIVKANGSQGAGSVAVKITVKGTRAGGKTFTLSHSDHFADTLDVSFPAADSIYYMLTQLLGQSYEDVNITSITVTGSVATTVKQYRVTKVEVKRHGTWQALKGMQKVTAGGTIPLRATLTAYRSAQTVTVPVTVAVPTKSRGHVGTLTLSDGLSATTPDKEPKSLTALIQQINAMPSNDAVVSRIDLDSPTGALVSSVRKTRLPGAVSSYLKLVPVTVK, from the coding sequence ATGTCCAGGTCTCGTGTGGCCTGTGGGTTTTTCGCGGCCGCAGCGGTTTCCGGTCTTCTCGTGGCGCTTCCGGCGTCTTCCTCGCTCGCCGCGGCGACCGACTGCCCGAGGGCATTCCCCACGGCCGACGCGGTCGACGGCGTGACCGGCACCGGGTACACGGTCGAACGAGGCACCGGTACCGAGACGTTCACGGCCACGGTCCTGGGCCGGGTCACCAGCGGCATCGCCCCCGGCGTCGACATGATCATGGCAGAGGTCGACTCCCCGGCCCTCGAACGGGCGGGCGGGGTCTGGGCGGGCATGTCCGGCTCACCGGTCTACACCTCCGACGGCCGGCTGATCGGCTCGGTCTCCTACGGCCTGGCCGCGTCGTCGAAGATCGCGGGCATCACCCCCGCGGAAGACCTGCTGGCACTGAGCACTACAACCGGCGGCGCCACGAAGGTCAAGGTCTCCGGCCTCCGGGCCGCGCGCCTCGCCCAGACCGGCGAGGTGTCGAAGGCGCTGGCGAGTAAGGGTTTCGAACGCCTTCCGGTGCCGGTGAGTGCTTCCGGCCTGGCCCGGAAGAACACCGGCCGATTCCTCAGGAGCATCAGCAAGACCAGCGGGATGGCTGTGCAGGCGGGTGGCGCCACGATCGGTGTCAAGGCCACGTCGTCGCCGAGCGAGATCTTCGCCGGGTCGAACTATGCGGCGGCCCTGTCCTACGGCGACGTCTCCCTCTCCGGTCTGGGCACCACCACCTACGCCTGCAACGGCACCGCGGTCGCGTTCGGTCATCCCTTCCTCAACGCGGGCCGGGCCGAGTACGGCGTGCACCCGGCGAGCGCTGTGTATGTCCAGGCCGATCCGGTGAACGGCCCGTTCAAGGTGGGTAATCCGGGAGGCGTGGTCGGCACGGTCACCCGCGACGGCACGATCGGCCTGCGCAGCACGCTCGGGCAGGCACCCCGGCACCAGTTCCCGATCACCACGTCGCTGAAGAACGAAGACGGGAAGACCGTCACCGGCCAGACCGTGGGCGTGTACCAGCCCTACGCCGCCGACATCGCGGCGCTGCACCTGCAGAGTGCGATCGTGAAGGCCAACGGATCGCAGGGGGCGGGCTCGGTCGCAGTCAAGATCACTGTGAAGGGCACCCGGGCCGGTGGGAAAACCTTCACCCTGAGCCACAGTGACCACTTCGCCGACACTCTCGACGTCAGCTTCCCCGCGGCCGACAGCATCTACTACATGCTGACGCAACTGCTCGGGCAGTCCTACGAAGACGTCAACATCACCAGCATCACGGTGACGGGCTCGGTCGCGACCACGGTGAAGCAGTACCGGGTCACCAAGGTCGAGGTGAAGAGGCACGGCACGTGGCAGGCACTGAAGGGCATGCAGAAGGTGACGGCCGGCGGCACGATCCCCCTGCGGGCCACGCTCACCGCCTACCGCAGCGCCCAGACCGTGACCGTGCCGGTCACCGTCGCCGTCCCGACGAAGAGCCGCGGCCATGTCGGTACTCTCACCCTCTCCGACGGCCTGTCCGCCACCACGCCGGACAAGGAACCGAAGTCTCTCACCGCCCTGATCCAGCAGATCAACGCCATGCCCTCGAACGATGCCGTGGTGAGCCGGATCGACCTGGACAGCCCGACCGGCGCACTGGTGAGCAGCGTGCGGAAGACCAGGCTGCCGGGCGCCGTGAGCTCCTACCTCAAGCTGGTGCCGGTAACCGTGAAATGA
- a CDS encoding SpoIVB peptidase S55 domain-containing protein codes for MSIPRITSRAACGVITTAAVSALLVALPAATSSAAPTLPDNCPTALPTDQAVDGVSGTGYTVEKGTKADAFTAKVLGRVTDGIAPGIDMIMADLDSPALERAGGVWAGMSGSPVYTADGKLIGSVSYGLVTPSNIAGITPAEDLLALRNDPSNARRAATQANPKIAVPGPVAERIAKTGEATKATADKGFQRLAVPISASGLATKNTKHFLEGITKDSGTAVRAGAGKAKSGVKSSPSEITAGSNYAAAFSYGDVSLFALGTTTYVCDDTAVAFGHPFLSVGPSDYSAHPAEAVYVQPDPVWGPFKVGNPGGPVGTVTWDGTSGIRSTLGQAPEHEYPVTTSLVNDQGKTVTGSTTGVYQPWAADVAALHLQAAVVKALGVQSQGSSQVKITVKGTRANGKKFKITHDDYFSDSYDISYATADSLYFLLAPLVSQPYEEVDITGVKITGKVSTAVKQYRVSSVQTKEKGKWIPLKDVTDVAPNSSIPVRATLSGYRNSDTVTVPLTVSVPEGTSGYTGTLTVSDGRSVYNEYKEPNSLDELLTQLNETPSGNQLVSQVDLDSPEGTKVTSKRDAEVNGAIAYYSTQVAVTVK; via the coding sequence ATGTCCATTCCTCGCATCACCTCGCGGGCGGCCTGCGGTGTCATCACGACCGCCGCCGTCTCCGCTCTTCTGGTAGCGCTTCCGGCCGCAACGTCGTCGGCCGCGCCGACGTTGCCGGACAACTGCCCGACGGCACTGCCCACCGACCAGGCGGTCGACGGGGTCAGCGGCACCGGCTACACCGTCGAGAAGGGCACCAAGGCAGACGCATTCACGGCCAAGGTGCTGGGGCGGGTGACCGACGGCATCGCACCCGGCATCGACATGATCATGGCCGACCTCGACTCGCCCGCCCTGGAGCGGGCAGGCGGTGTCTGGGCCGGCATGTCCGGGTCGCCGGTGTACACCGCGGACGGCAAGCTGATCGGGTCAGTCTCGTACGGCCTGGTGACGCCCTCGAACATCGCGGGCATCACACCGGCCGAAGACCTGCTCGCCCTGCGCAACGACCCCTCGAACGCCCGGAGGGCAGCGACCCAGGCGAACCCGAAGATCGCTGTGCCGGGCCCGGTGGCCGAGCGGATCGCCAAGACCGGTGAGGCCACGAAGGCCACGGCCGATAAGGGTTTCCAGCGTCTGGCCGTGCCGATCAGCGCCTCCGGTCTGGCCACGAAGAACACCAAGCACTTCCTGGAGGGCATCACCAAGGACAGCGGTACAGCCGTCCGGGCGGGTGCCGGGAAGGCGAAGTCCGGGGTGAAGTCGTCACCCAGCGAGATCACCGCCGGCTCGAACTATGCGGCCGCCTTCTCGTACGGCGACGTCTCGCTCTTCGCCCTGGGCACCACCACCTACGTCTGCGACGACACGGCCGTCGCATTCGGCCACCCGTTCCTCTCGGTCGGCCCGTCGGACTACAGCGCGCACCCGGCCGAGGCCGTCTACGTGCAGCCCGACCCGGTCTGGGGCCCGTTCAAGGTGGGCAACCCCGGCGGCCCGGTCGGCACGGTCACCTGGGACGGCACGAGCGGCATCCGCAGCACGCTCGGCCAGGCCCCGGAGCACGAGTACCCGGTGACCACTTCGCTGGTCAACGACCAGGGCAAGACCGTCACCGGTAGCACCACGGGCGTCTACCAGCCGTGGGCTGCCGACGTCGCGGCCCTGCATCTGCAGGCCGCGGTGGTGAAGGCCCTCGGCGTGCAGTCGCAGGGTTCGTCCCAGGTGAAGATCACGGTGAAGGGCACCCGGGCCAACGGCAAGAAGTTCAAGATCACCCACGACGACTACTTCTCCGACAGCTACGACATCAGCTACGCCACCGCCGACAGCCTGTACTTCCTTCTGGCCCCGCTGGTTTCGCAGCCGTACGAAGAAGTCGACATCACCGGCGTGAAGATCACCGGCAAGGTGTCGACGGCCGTCAAGCAGTACCGGGTGAGCAGTGTCCAGACCAAGGAGAAGGGCAAGTGGATCCCGCTGAAGGATGTGACCGACGTCGCGCCCAACAGCAGCATCCCGGTGCGTGCCACCCTCAGCGGCTACCGCAACAGCGACACCGTCACGGTTCCGCTCACGGTCTCCGTGCCGGAGGGCACCAGCGGCTACACCGGCACGCTGACCGTCTCCGACGGACGCAGCGTCTACAACGAGTACAAGGAGCCGAACTCGCTCGACGAGTTGCTGACCCAGCTGAACGAGACGCCTTCGGGCAACCAGCTGGTGAGCCAGGTCGACCTGGACTCGCCGGAGGGCACGAAGGTGACCAGTAAGCGTGACGCCGAAGTCAACGGCGCCATCGCCTACTACTCCACCCAGGTAGCCGTCACCGTGAAGTAA
- a CDS encoding DNA-formamidopyrimidine glycosylase family protein encodes MPELPEVEALAGFLRERLVGRAVNGVEIGAISALKTYDPPPTALGGLTVTAVNRHGKFLDLDVDGLHLVFHLARAGWLRWSDTAPKAMLKPGKSPLALRVRFTPHLDDPDDDSTPGFDLSEAGTRKRLAIYVVRTPDEVPGIHTLGPDPLDEAFTRDVFAQILGRNQQIKGLLRDQSVIAGVGNAYSDEVLHAAKMSPFAMAAKLSDEQITSLYEALQNTLRTAITAAAGKPAKELKDAKRAGLAVHARTGEKCPVCGDVVREVSFADSSLQYCATCQTGGKILADRRMSRLLK; translated from the coding sequence GTGCCTGAGCTGCCCGAGGTCGAGGCCCTCGCCGGATTCCTACGGGAACGGCTGGTGGGGCGTGCCGTGAACGGTGTGGAGATCGGTGCGATCAGCGCGCTGAAGACCTACGATCCGCCGCCCACGGCGCTGGGTGGGCTCACCGTGACCGCGGTGAACCGGCACGGCAAGTTTCTCGATCTCGACGTCGACGGCCTGCACCTGGTCTTTCACCTGGCCCGGGCCGGCTGGCTGCGCTGGAGCGACACCGCGCCCAAGGCGATGCTGAAGCCCGGCAAGAGCCCGCTGGCCCTGCGGGTGCGATTCACGCCGCATCTCGACGACCCGGACGACGACTCCACGCCTGGTTTCGACCTGAGTGAGGCCGGCACCCGCAAACGGCTGGCCATCTACGTGGTGAGAACTCCGGATGAGGTGCCGGGCATTCACACCCTCGGGCCTGATCCGCTGGACGAGGCCTTCACCCGTGACGTGTTCGCCCAGATCCTCGGTCGCAACCAGCAGATCAAAGGCCTGCTGCGGGACCAGAGCGTGATCGCGGGGGTGGGCAACGCCTACAGCGACGAAGTGCTGCACGCCGCGAAGATGTCCCCCTTCGCCATGGCGGCGAAGCTGAGCGACGAGCAGATCACCTCGTTGTACGAGGCTCTGCAGAACACGCTGCGCACGGCGATCACGGCCGCGGCGGGCAAGCCCGCGAAGGAACTGAAAGATGCCAAGCGCGCGGGCCTGGCCGTGCACGCGCGGACCGGCGAGAAGTGCCCGGTGTGCGGTGACGTGGTGCGCGAGGTGTCGTTCGCCGACTCGTCCTTGCAGTACTGCGCCACCTGCCAGACCGGCGGCAAGATCCTGGCCGACCGCCGGATGTCCCGCCTGCTGAAATAG